The Harmonia axyridis chromosome 3, icHarAxyr1.1, whole genome shotgun sequence nucleotide sequence TTATATTGTATCATCAAAAATGTTTTATGGGATTCCGGAATATAAAGCTTTGCAACGTGATATTCATTACATACATTTTTTATGAGTAAAGGAATATTCTAAAAGAtagaattaaatgaataatatattgcgtaaaattttcagtgttttcaTTAGAGATAATAAATTCAAGAATCAATGGAAttcaaaattgtaattttctACAAAACACCGTTACCTTCATTTCATTCAGAAAGTGAGACAAATCGAATGAATATTCAACTCTGTACAagtataataattaataattatttcaaaaattatacaaaGAATACTCCTGTAGTTATAAAAATACTATAAAATTTAATATCAGTTCGGTTTTCGTCCATGATAacaatatataataaaaaacatgTCATGAATGTGGACAATGCTTTAATTTTTCTTACAACGTCGGCAAAAGTAAATTTGTGAGAAAATTAAAGCATCGTTCATATTCCTgacaagttttttttattatataaaatgtaattttcCGTAAACAATCTTAATTTGATAATGCTGTTAAAATATCAGTACTGATATGTTCATCGAATTTTTTAGCATTAAAAAGTTTTGGAAAGCGAACTGTTTCTGTATTCGATTTCAGATTATTATAATTAgggatatattattattataatatatatagatAAACTGGAAAATTCTGTTATGGAATAgaattttttcctcaattttttcatttgctcGAGCCCTGTATAGGTCGTTGAACTTTCCGTCACAATACCTgtgattttctaattttgagccGCAAATTGTCACAAAAACATATTCGATTCAGTCCACCCATCCGTAAACACAATAACTCTAGGATGGAAAGACCTagtaaattgaaatttcacGGGCAGGTTCAGATATCAAATCATGTGattaagttcgttaatgggcaaaatcctaCTAGAGGTTCCGTGAATATTctctttcgaaattttgttttcctatcAATTCCGATACCACATATtcgatttgaatgaaatattgtttcagATGTGAAATAACGATTTTGAGCTTTGTGCATGATGTCATGTTGATCACAAAACCAGAATCATagcaaattgaaaaagaatatcgaaaaaaatttatccaatatttctgtgaccacAAAAACGGCGAAAATGAGATTTAGATTCTAGatataaaatgataatttcaagctccgtgtgaaatttcaagctgatcacattaacataaaaaattcaagaagaattattgaaaaaatatctcaaatttcGGTGGTAACTGTTCCGATAAGATTGAGTTTTTGCGAGTCTATAAATGTAGAATAAGCAATTCAAATTCCGTGTCAAGGGCTTTTGAACGCTCCctcattcatgcaccaattgcaTTTATGGCCACATAACTATAAATGgatatatgtgatctccaagggtgcaattggtgcattttaaccatttttttctcttattaattttgattatttcaaaaattttttgtattgttttTCAACCAAATATTGGGTTCTAATCTCGGTTCTAACACCATAATCTATTTCTTGAGATATTTTTAACCGGCGCATGTGCCATTTTGCAACTAGCTATGCAagcagaaattttcaataccaaaTTTTTGGTATAACATTCTCAATaatacaatttcattttttgtcagTCCTCGTACTGCATTTACTCTACAATTAATATTAGCAGAATCAGTCTCTAGGTGAGCCACTGTCAAAAAATAACCAGAAAGTAGGTATTCATTGAACAcaaaatacagagtattcctaaattagaggtacaaacggaaatcacagattcctcggatcattcgAACAAAAAAgaagtcctatgaacatgggacCGCACACGCTATATTTTCgagatcttcttcttcttcaagtacCTATCCGCTTCGAATGTTGGTAATCATAagttaaagttttattttttcaagttttttctcgtaAGACCTTCTCTTTACAAGATGTTCATCTTAAATGTGTCATAggtattccaattcaaagttctcatcatgtgatatgctaattttgaatgccaatctacagggtaatattttttctggaacattgcccgcttctttcctccagaatttctttttgatgaactactttaagtttagaaaaatgtaaaaaaaaactgctCTAGAACTACacattttggtttcttgtagttttgtcgtacctGCAaccgatttcgaaaaataaattaaaaaaattctctagtcatcctcaggaaaattcaaatcattatgAAGATCCAATTATAAATTTCGGTACTTATTCTCTCAATCTGTagcagaaattaatgaaaattcgataaactgcaagtttaatcatcacaaaaatgtaGGACTACAAAAAACCCCCTTTATCTCTAAAACATAGCGTTTGCGGAACCATGATAATAGaactttttttgttgaaattatccAATTTCCTctgtacttccaatttaggaacatcctgtttGTATGATTCAACGCAATTTATTGTATCGCCTTCAATTAGGTCTCTTTCAGCCTTTCGAGATAATAAACTTAGAACAAGAAACAATCTAATCTTCAAAATACATTTCGGAAACATTTTCAAACATCCAATTCAGTAGATCTTGAAAGGTTGTCCTTCTCCGTTCTATAACGGTTTTTTCAAAGCGATAATTTGAGTTTTAGAAGTAGAAAAACTTCGACCGTAGCACCATCAGGCACATACCATTATGGTAGTTATTCTATGGCTTTCATTTGGTTTCAGGCCAGCAATTTATTAAAGTGTATTAATTGTGGTAGGTGCCTATGAGTTATCTTCAAAAATCTgtatttttcgatgaatttcCTGCATTTCGGTACTcgaaatttcaatatgaatccAAAATTTCAGATCCTTCGATcgatattaaatataaataccaaccaaaaataatttcaatctttaatCTTTCTTAACGATCAATTTACACTATTTTCTGACTGACCTAATTCATCGagtatttaatgaataattcaaaatgatCAGTTTCTTTCAAGAACAAGaactttaaattaaaaataagatCAAATTCAAAACTAAAATGGCAATAGAAGAGAAGCTGAACTTTTCTAAATAATGAATTTACCGTTTGATTACAGATTTCCCAAACAGAATACTCCAACCTCAGAATGCTCAGAGTAACTGTTCTCTATCACCGTTGAGGTCTGAAGAAAATCTTTGCGCGAGTCCTGAAAAAACTGATGTTAACTCCCTAGCTGTGCCTTTTTTGCCCACAACTTCTTTCTTCAGCTACCCTCAACATTTACATCTTTTGCAAAAAGATCAAATGAATGGTAAGATGAAatcttttttgtatttttttgataACAAGTGAAAAATTGTTGAACTTTATAGGTCTTAGAAGTATTCCCCCATCATGTTCGACCCTAATGAATCCTTTAAGAAGACAAAGGGGTGAAAAGAAGCCTATTCCAGAAGACCTGAaggatgaaaaatattatgaGAGGAGAAAAAGAAATAACCAAGCAGCGAAAAAATCTAGAGATGCTAGAAAACTAAGAGAAGATCAggtaaaattaatgaaatcgaATGTCTTAAGTCTTAAGACAAATAAAGACAGGAAGCCATAAAGCATTtgtatttcatttgaattaaatACCTAATTGCTAACGTGCATTACCGAAATGAAAtatcatatacatatatgtatatacttctactcataataattttttgatttcagGTTGCTTTGAGGGCATCCATATTAGAACATGAGAATGCTATCCTAAGAGCTCAAGTATTGACCTTAAGAGAAGAGTCTACTTCGCTTAGAAGATTGCTTCTACAGAAAAAAGCTATTGAAATAGTGTCAGGTGATGCTCTGCGTTTTGGGGATCATGAAATACTCTAGGATCAAACATTGAAAATTGTTAAAGATATTTTTGTAAATAACAAAATTTATCACTGGTGAAGTGATAAATATTTCAtagttgatttttattttttcttattatatATGTACATTGCCCAAAGTTTTAACTGTAAATAGATATATGTATTATAAATTTATTCAGTTAAAAATCAGTTCTTTCAATCCCTCCACCCAGAAACAATAAAGCGAAAATTGGATTGCAGCtgtattgattgaaaaatatatcaataattatattataacatAAGACATACCTGTAGATAAAGACACAGTGACTTAAAACAGTGATTTAATGAGTCACTAATAAAACAGTGTTTTTTGAGTCACTGTAGGTATAGATATCTATGCATTAGAACTACTGTCACAAGTCCAGTCGGATGTAAACaaaatatttgattcaaattaCTAACCTAAAAATGAACACAAACGGAATGAACGTAAAATTGATAATCAGCTGCAACAGAGTTTAATATTAAGTTACGATGGATAGAAAACGTTTATTGGCTACAATCGATGAATATGCTGAAACCAAAAAATATCGCGAGTTTGGGGAATATTTGTGTAATAATTTTACAGACAAACAGGTCAGAAACTCGTTTTGCTTTTCAAGCAATAATGAATTAATGTTTCAATCCCAACTATTATGAAGATTTTTgcaatttcaatttcttttcaTTACAAATCGGGGTATATTTTCAGATCATCACCTTTATCCAAGATGAAATATTAACTgtggatttcataaaaatatggaAGCACTTTCTTCTAGGCTTATCCTATTTCCAAGAAAAgggtttgaaaataataatagcaACTTTGCAATATGTGGATGAAAATGAGACGCCCACTACTCGAGTTAATGATTTGTTGAATtatattgtgaatgttttgcctAAATATGAAACTAAATATTTGGTGGATCTCCTCAAATTTTGTTTAAAAGGTTTTCAGAATATGAATACTAATAGACTGAGGTATATTTGTATCGATACATGAattgatttaatttaattaaatttattttagttggaaggatatttttcctgaaattGTGAGCAAGTTGTCTGAAAAGGAATCCATTGAATTTGAAGGCAACTGTTTGAGCGGAAAAGACATTGAGAAGGAAATTATAGATATTTTATGTTCGCTGCAATGGGAGCCTTCTAAAGTAGTGATCATCACCTCAATATTTTGGTGAGTTCATCAAATGATGGATTTAATCATATTGAATGTAGAGATATGATTGCATAATGTCATTTCAGAAGATTTACTTCAATTCTATTCaacagttttttcaaataaactcatttctattttcttcttttgtatttattatcaatttagtaccatttcaaaacaaaatatcaaccttttgtatgaaatttttttacagaaaatattttatcatgttgtaaaaaatgtattcaaaacTTCATCTTCAATCTGATGGTTTCTGTTATCAATCGAATTCTGATAGAAATTCAACCAAAATGAAATAGATCAAtgtgaaaaatttctttttagtGATATGTCTTTAAACAAAGAGGATCATACAAAGGTTCTCACAAAATTAGGATCTTACATGGAATCTCTTATACCTCAAGAAGTTCCTGGTTTTGTTTATCAACTATTGAAGTTATGCAAAAACCAAAGTTTTTTATCTATAGTTATTATGTTGCAACAATACTTTGGTTTAAGActatataaagaaaattttgatcATGTTGATTCATCTATTGATGAGGGTAAGTCCATTCATTTTGTTAGTTCAATTTGAACCttaatatcaatattttagATTCGACAATGGATGACCTGGAACAATTAAAAGAAGCAGAACTTTCAGTATTTTATATGATAAGAAAATTGGCATCTTTTAATTCATATGCAATTAAAGATtacttaacatttttgaaaactctgaaTAAAGCTCCTGAATTTATTCTTCATCCATTTCATATCAAAGTATTGCTTGTTATTTCTGAGGTGGAAGATTATAAGGATAAAGTGTGTGATATTCTCAAATCTTTGATATTACGATTCTACAGTGAAAAAACTAAAAGGAATTCTTCTGTCTGGTTTAGACGTATGACTACTCGACTCATAGATATAGAAAGTATAATAAGTACTTTAATAAATAGTAGGTCAGtattgttcaataaataaataaagttggcttattctttgaaaatattttctacaaaatataTGTGGATAGCAGAGTATGaaatcaatatatttgaattaagtttttttctaatttttatattttcagcaCATCATTCGACATCACTGAAAGTTTACTTGACTTTGCTCTTACATTATTGAACATTAAAAGTGCACTTCCACATATAGTGGATTCAAATGTGCTGAAATTGTGGGATTTAGGAAAGAAGATCATTCAAAACATACTTCAGAAGTTCTCTAACCACAGTACAGCTATTTTGGAtcgtatattgaaaaatatgcgtACCCATCAAAATATAAACTCACATTTAGGTTAGTAAGCATATATGATATCCTGGACGTTCTtacatttttaattaattcatagaGTGTTTATCTGCATGCAAAAAAGTTGTACTTATGGCCATGGTAACGAAGCAAAAATTAATTTACGATATAATGGAGGATCTACAACAAATACCTGGAAGTTCAGCTATTCTCCTCTTAGATATAGTGTTACCTTTAACTAAATTGAATAGTAACGTCAGAGATCAAACCATTTTACTTTTTAGAAAGTCTCTCTACTCcaggtaattgaaaattattatgtttATCATACTATAAAGTCAAgattctatttttcattttttcctcaACAACTTCAAAACCATTTAAACAATTACCTTGTTATTAATCCTAGGCTCATATAATATTGATCACAAAATGAGTTCAGTGAGTTCTTGTTTGTATTCGTATTCATGTAATATCTTCACAAAGTTGCATGTAGGTATGTCTCCTGAACTCATATCCAAAGTAAAAAAGaagcatataaaaataataaattcatgcccaaaatatacatttttttactTTTGCTATATTCTACTATCAAATTAAATTGTCTTAACGCCGTgaattcaatttgatatttattaatatacagACGTGAAACCATTATTTATATATTCTACTATAAATGTGTACCAAGTTTTGCGAAcacattcaaatttgtctattcTTGAATTAAATCAATCTCTTTATTGAAATTTCCAATTTAATTTAGAATGAATTTGGCAACTTTAAAAATTCTGTTCTTTTTGTATCTTCTTGCAGTTCACATTTCTTCAACACTCCTTGCAAATAAACAATTCATTTGGTCCTCAGAAAactttattgtttttttctgtaaaacCTACATATTGGTATAACTCCGAAATCATCAAACAGATTCGGCCTATTCAcaaactgaattgaaatatttgaaccCTAAACTTACTCTGAATATTTCAAGTTCTTAGTATATTCCGTTCCAGAGTAATTGTGTACAAGACGGACGCATAGAGAGAATTTATTTTGACCTTGAATACTTCATTAGTGAGTCCACCCAATTGTTTAAGACTACTGTCGGTTCAAAACCCGAAAATACAGACAATCCGACAATATAATTCTTTGCAAAAATAAGtcttcataaaataaatattatttaatttcagTAAAACTGAAACAAGGCAGATGGCAGTCATAGGCTTTTCAAAACTATTGATGAAGATTCCTATAAAGAATGTAGAGAGTTTAAGTCAGATGAGTAACTCAATGAGTAGTTCTTCATCTTCAGGTCCTTCACTGTTCACTCAGTTATCTCTTAACCGAAGTCAATCCCAAGGTCATTTCAGTAATGAAGCCCTTAGTTGGGAGATTTTAAGTATTTTGAAAAGGTGCTTTATGCAAAAACTCGAAGTAAGAAGCCAGCTGTATGAAGGTGAACATAATAGCTTTATTTACAAAGAATGTTTCTTAAAATATCTGTAACTGTAGCAGACAGTGTGAATTTTAAGAATTTCATTCATCTATTGATAGGAATATGTACAAATTTGATATAACACTTGTTTAAAATTGTAGTCATACTTAcatgttgataattttttggcaCAATCTAAAATaaccaaaaacaaaatttcagtcaGTTGTGCTTTAAGagtgataaaaaaatatttttctaggtGTATTTCAGGCAGCTTACGAAAATAAAGACTTGAGTGTtccaattttagaaattttatgGACCCAGATTTCCAAATATTACATTATAGAAGAAGAAACTCTACCTCCACTTGATTTTTCCAAACTTTCAATTACTAAATATACTGATGTTATTCAACAGGTACAGAACAAACAAATGAGTTTTAGGTTGAAGCGAATATgtgaaaataaaacttttcattGTCCACTGaaccatataaaaatatttgaattaattatttatagGAAAGCTTCGGAAAACTTCTTTATGTTATTGGTTTGATCCTTGTACAAATTCAGAGTGAGGATTTCCCATTCACcgctgaaaaatttcaaaaactaatGGATTCTATATGTGATAGAATGATATCTTGTGAACTCATTCATTTTGAACTTGTAAGTTGTATTATTGGAACTCATCTTTGCCAGGCTAGTCATGATCTTATTTGGTTATAGGATGATGGAACTGATCTTTCTGATATCTTACCTGAATGTAAAGAAAAAGTTATAATTCTTCAGGAAGCCATGAAAGTTTATGAGGCATTGATAGGTTATAAAATTATTTCCTGGAATAACTATTCAGAAGAAAATGGCCCTAAAATTGTTTCCCTTTTTAAATCTTATGGTAGATTACTTCATTTTGCCAAGGTATGCAGTAGAAATGATATCCTTTCGAAATATATCTCACCTTCATTTTcagaatattggaaaatccaagaagggTAAAAAGGGGAAAGATCAATCATCCCAAAAAACCTCCTCCGCTTTTAAAGTCCCAGAAACTATTTTGAACATAACCATTTTACATAAAGCATTACAACTTTTACATGAGTGAGCATAATATTGGACATACCTCATTTGAatgatattcaagaaaatatgaTAATTCAAAgatatgaattaaatattttactATTCCaactaaattttgaaatatatcatttcaaGCATAAACCTTTTTTCTAGGCCTATTGTTGAATGGACAACTATAGTGGAAGCAAATGTTGTCAGATCAAACAAAGAATTACATaggcatttttttcaatcatctcatcaaatattttccagagccaaaaacataaaaaccaaaaaTGATTTTGTTAATCAAAAGATAAAGCCAGAGGATGCATTTGAAATTGCTTGCATTATATACAATAGATGTATAAAGAACTTCGACAACTACAAAGACTTCGACTGTATCAGTGCTATTGAAGCTGCAGAATGTTTTCAGATTATACTTGGTTTCATTTCTCCATATGAGGTGAATAAAGAGATTTTTGGTAAGCATTTGAATGAATAGATTTGCTAGGTAATTTGAGCATGTTGAATCGTCATATCTTTAATATGATCCCAGATCTTGTATTATTTTCACTAGAACATCACCTAAATGTAAGATTA carries:
- the LOC123676227 gene encoding hepatic leukemia factor-like; translated protein: MNPLRRQRGEKKPIPEDLKDEKYYERRKRNNQAAKKSRDARKLREDQVALRASILEHENAILRAQVLTLREESTSLRRLLLQKKAIEIVSGDALRFGDHEIL
- the LOC123676209 gene encoding Fanconi anemia group I protein homolog, with protein sequence MDRKRLLATIDEYAETKKYREFGEYLCNNFTDKQIITFIQDEILTVDFIKIWKHFLLGLSYFQEKGLKIIIATLQYVDENETPTTRVNDLLNYIVNVLPKYETKYLVDLLKFCLKGFQNMNTNRLSWKDIFPEIVSKLSEKESIEFEGNCLSGKDIEKEIIDILCSLQWEPSKVVIITSIFCDMSLNKEDHTKVLTKLGSYMESLIPQEVPGFVYQLLKLCKNQSFLSIVIMLQQYFGLRLYKENFDHVDSSIDEDSTMDDLEQLKEAELSVFYMIRKLASFNSYAIKDYLTFLKTLNKAPEFILHPFHIKVLLVISEVEDYKDKVCDILKSLILRFYSEKTKRNSSVWFRRMTTRLIDIESIISTLINSSTSFDITESLLDFALTLLNIKSALPHIVDSNVLKLWDLGKKIIQNILQKFSNHSTAILDRILKNMRTHQNINSHLECLSACKKVVLMAMVTKQKLIYDIMEDLQQIPGSSAILLLDIVLPLTKLNSNVRDQTILLFRKSLYSSKTETRQMAVIGFSKLLMKIPIKNVESLSQMSNSMSSSSSSGPSLFTQLSLNRSQSQGHFSNEALSWEILSILKRCFMQKLEVRSQLYEGVFQAAYENKDLSVPILEILWTQISKYYIIEEETLPPLDFSKLSITKYTDVIQQESFGKLLYVIGLILVQIQSEDFPFTAEKFQKLMDSICDRMISCELIHFELDDGTDLSDILPECKEKVIILQEAMKVYEALIGYKIISWNNYSEENGPKIVSLFKSYGRLLHFAKNIGKSKKGKKGKDQSSQKTSSAFKVPETILNITILHKALQLLHEPIVEWTTIVEANVVRSNKELHRHFFQSSHQIFSRAKNIKTKNDFVNQKIKPEDAFEIACIIYNRCIKNFDNYKDFDCISAIEAAECFQIILGFISPYEVNKEIFDPIKDEESPLYLWNIIKTYQKLFEEFEESECDDYEMKKLPLVLLNTLSFLLNLMPSETSSSSREFYNWMVQYAKDQTLCNKSSATLFFTLLFNMHLKHELDSKLFKCVISGIGSVLGMTREQEEEEESLKIVNELSVNSAFTTITNAMKLLLDDVELILTKLKCEHSLKSHVPVYDDAKSKKLTATAMLCRRNAVAEKEASVSELLYVVAKLLDEMTAIIMQPGVLSELVLRTAIQIYSILVNVTKYFNSLSSAASAAMRGARFEELVKFIGKHLSSDINLFILHLEEEDKKSQAAQSRKKDSGSSRKNEILKNTRSIPKLVYAMEQFSKCIMQLSNKTKIDLHRYIGAGTTRDFRILVNELDISEKDGTDSQENNEDEDSKSNEVTNEDDDNPTENDEDGTNDDIEEEEDGNNSDEDSDDSEDRSTMPPSKKKKH